Genomic segment of Parafrankia irregularis:
GACCTCAACGGCATGAAGACGCTGGCCCAGGAGCTCAAGCGGCAGGGCATGGACAACATTCCCATGTACCACCTGAACTCCTACAACCAGAAGTTCGTCACCGACGCCGATGGCCTTTTCGAGGGCGACTACATGAGCGTTGCCTTCCGCCCCTTCGAGGCCAGTGACGGCGACAGCTCGATGGCCGCCTTCCGCAAGTGGATCGAGAAGGAGGGTGGGGAGCTCGACGAGATGGCCATGTACGGCTGGATCAACGCGGACCTTGCCTACCAGGGCATTCTCGCGGCTGGGAAGAACCCGACCCGGGAGGCGGTGATCTCCGCCACCAACAAGCTGACGGACTACACCGCCGGCGGTCTCGTCTTCCCCGTCGACTGGTCGCGTCAGCACGTGCCGGCCACCAAGGCGGACCCGATCACCCACGGTTACAAGCAGGTGTGTCGGGCGCTGGTCCAGGTGAAGAACGGCAAGTTCCAGCTGGTCGGTGGCACGAAGGACAAGCCGTTCGTCTGCTGGCCCGCCAAGGACGACACCTGGACCGAGCCGACGCTGAGCACCTTCAAGTAGGCAGCAAGCGGCAAGCAGCAAGCAGCAACCCGGCAGCATGCCGGCCGGATGAACAACATCTCGGGTCCGGAACGGCCAAGCCGCCGCACGGCCCACGCGCAGTCAGCAGGCGCGTGGGCCGTGCGGCGTTTTCGGTCAGCCGCGCGAGGTCCGCGGTGGGGGCCCGGCCGGGATCTCGACGGCGATCTCGTCGCTCAGGCGGTAACCCGCGGTCAGCGGCAGGTCGTCGCCGCTCCAGAAACGCCCGGGGTCGTACCAGTTCGGCCGGCGCCCCGGCGGCAGCAGCCCCATCGCCTCGTAGGTGACGGCCACGACCTCGGCGCAGTAGGCGGACTCCAGACCGGCTGGTGAAGGCTCGGCCCGGGCCTTCACCAGCCGGGCTCCCCGCAGGACACCCAGCACCCGCGACGCGCGGGTCGGCGTGGAGGCGCCTGGCGCGGTGGGGAAGCCCGTCTCCGGCGGGATGCCTGCCTCCAGAGAGGTGCCTGTCTCCGGCGGGACGACCGTCGCCGGCGAGGCGATGTCGACCTCCGGTGACGGACCCGCTGCGTTGCCGGCACCGGGCCGGCGCGGCCGTGGTGCCCGGCCGGCGAGCCACCGCCCCGCGAGCCGTGCCGTCGACGGGAACGGGGTGCCGTCGAGCCGGGCGACCGTCCGCAGCACGGCGTCCTCGGCCGCCCGGTCGACGGTCGGCTCGAGCTGGCGCAGCCAGGCCCGCTGGCCGTACCGGTTGCCCCAGACGACGACGGCCTCGCGCAGGTCGTGCAGCTGTACTCCGCGATGGTGACCGCCGGCCCACACGTCGTGCAGGGAACGACCCAGCTCCGCGTGCCACATCAGCGGCGGAAGGTCGTCGAGGACGACGGCCATCCCGACATGGTTCACCGGGCTGTTGGTCGTGAGCTGGATCGCGCGGTCCATGGTGCTGCGGCCGCGGAAGATCCACACGTCGCCGGTGCGGGTGAGCTCCACGGCGTCGTCGAGGGTCAGGGGTCGGCCGCCCATGACACCAGCCTAGAGCTCGCCGGCCAGGACCTGGCGGTAGGCGTCACACCCGCCACAGGCCGACCCGCCGGGGACCCCACGCCGCCGCACTGCGCCGCCAGATCAGACCGATATGGAGAAATCGGGCAGAGAGTCCCTTGGTAATCCGCAAGAAGTGAGGATGTCCGTTGCTGTCGCAGCCAGAATCATCACTTCTTGCGTGGAGGCGGCGGCGGCAGCGGCGGTCCGAGGCTCGGGACTCTGTGACGGGCGCTCGGCCGGCCATATTCCTCGGGGCTTGTCGGGCGGCAGTGGCGGCGCGTCTGGATGCCTGTCCGTCAGCCGGCCCGGGGGTGCTCCCTCCGTAGCCTGAGCGCATGACGAGATGGAAGCTGTCCCTCGGCGTGGCGCGCGGCCGTTGGTGGAAGGCGCTCGGGCTGGCCGGCCTCGTGGGGGTCGCGGCCGGGGGTGCCGCGGTGGCGCGCGCGGAGCGCTCCCGGCGCGCGTACACCCCGGACGAGGTCAGGGCGCGGCTGGTCACCCGGTACGCCGAGGCGGCCTCCGGGTCCGCCTCCGGATCCGCCGTCGAGGTGGTCGACGAGACCGCTGGCGAGGCCGCCGCCGACGGCACCACGGCGGAAGCCGGTCGGGATCGCGAAGGCGGCAACGGCTCGTAGCGCCCTGCCCCAGGCCACTCTCGGCCCCTCCCGCATCCCGCCGCCATCTGCCTATCGTTGCAGTATTGCAATGCAGTGCCCGCCGATGACACGATACTGGCGCCAACTTTGTCGATCAGACTTGTGAAGTTATGGCGTCCCGCCGGGTGGATGGACCTGCCGTGCGGCCCGCCGCCGTGCGCCACGGGAGGAACACAGTGACCATCGACCTGACAGGCGGCCTTGACGCGGAGCGCGAGTTCGTTCTCCCGGGCCAGCCGGACGACCCGGAGATGCGTGAGTCGGTCAACGCCTGGATCTGGGACGACGGCGCCGAGTTCGGCCTGCCCCGCGTCGGCATCGAAGCGGTCGGCGACCAGTGGGAGACCCACGACATCCAGGTGAACATCGCGCTCGCCGACGGCCGGGTGTTCAACATCTTCGACGCCGGCAAGGTGCATAATCCGATCGGCGCCGACGGGCGGCCCCGCATCCTCGGTGCCGGGCCGCTGTCGTACGAGCTCGTCGAGCCGTTCCGGCACTGGCGCGGGCGGCTGGATGGCCTGGCCGTGCAGACCACGGTCGGGGCACAGATCGACGGCAGCTACCGGCGCGGGGCGTCCGACGGTCCGCTGGTTCCGGTCGAGCTCGACCTGGACCTGCGCAGCGCCGTCCCGCCGTGGGAGGGCGGCACGTTGCTGGAGGAGGCCGGTCGGGTGCTCGCCACCCAGGAGGAGGGCGCGCTGATGGGCGGGCCCCGCTTCGAACAGCTCTTCCGGGCCTCGGGGCGGCTGCGCCTCGGTGACGAGGTGTTCGACCTGCTCGGCGGTGGCCTGCGGATCCGCCGGGCGGGCATCCGTCGGCTGGCCGCGTTCCGGGGCCATGTCTGGCAGTCGGCGCTGTTCCCGAGCGGCCGGGCGTTCGGCCTGTGCCTGTACCCGCCGCGCCCCGACGGCAGGCCCACGTTCAACGAGGGCTACCTGTTCGACGGCGACGGCGAGCTGATCCCGGCGCGGGTCACCCGGGCGCCCTGGCTGCGTGAGCTGCGGGCCAGCGGCGGGGACGTCTCCGTCACCCTGGAGACGTCGCGGGGCGAGACGACGATCGAGGGCGAGACATTCCTGTCGACCTTCGCGACGATGGGCGCCGACATCGGCTCCGCCTCGCGTCTGCACCTGCAGCAGGCCCTCGCCCGCTACAGCTGGGACGGGGAGACCGCGAACGGCATGATCGAAAGGTCGGCCGTTCTAGGCTGAGTATCGCGACGCCGCGGTGGACAGCGGCAGCGGTGCACAGCCGCGGCGGACAGCCGCGGTGGGCGGGCGTCGCGGTCCACCGGGACGGTGGTCGAGATCAGGCACGCGGGCGGGACGTGCTCCGCGCGCGAGGGGAGTGCTCGAGAGATGGCGCGGCGTTTCCGCTTCAACACCGGCCCGGGCCGGACACCGGACGTCGGCGCGCTGCGCCAGGCCGGCCAGCGCATCGAGGCCTTAGGCTACTCGACCTTCGCGCTGGCCGACCATTTCATGATCCCGTTCGCGCCGCTGATCGCGCTGCAGGCGGTCGCGGACGCGACGTCCACGCTGCGGATCACGCAGACCGTGCTGAACCAGGACTTCCGCCATCCTGCCGTTCTGGCGAAGGAACTGGCGACGCTCGACGTGCTGTCCGAGGGCCGCCTGCAGATCGGCCTCGGTGCCGGCTGGATGCGGGCCGAGTACGAGCAGGCGGGCCTGCGCTTCGATCCCGCTCCGGCCCGCATCGAGCGCCTGGAGGAGGTCGTCGTCATCCTGAAGGGCCTGTTCGGCGGCGAGTCGCTGCATCACGCGGGCAGGCACTTCACGGTCGACGGGCTGCGCGGCACGCCGCGGCCGCACCAGCGCCCGCGCCCTCCGATCATGATCGGCGGTGGTGGCCGGCGGCTGCTGTCGGTCGCCGGGCGGCAGGCCGACATCGTCCAGATCATGCCGCGGATCTCCCGGGGCGGACCGGCGGAGCCCGAGCGCGACCCGTTCGGCGCCGACACCTACCTGGAGAAGATCGACTGGGTGCGGGCGGCCGCCGGTGACCGCTTCGCCGACATGGAGCTTGCCGCCCAGCTGCTGCACGTGACCGTCGGCGCGGAGCCAGACGAGGAGTTCGAGTCGTTCTACCAGGGCTTCGTTCGGCAGCGGGTGGACACGGGGGTGGGTGCCGTGCCGACCCGCGAGGAGCTGCGCGCATCGCCGATGGTGTTCGTCGGCTCCCTCGACGAGGTGTGCGCGCAGTTCGTGGACGTCCGCGACCGGTTCGGTATCAGCTACTTCTCGACCCCGCTCGGTGCGACCGCCGAGGCGCTGGCACCGGTCGTCGAACGGCTGGCCGACTGCTGAGGCGCAGACGCCGACGGGCGGGGCCGGTCGGCCTCGGCGCGCGCGCCGCTGTGAACGTCGGCGCGCGCGCCGCCGCGTGCGTCGGTGTGCGTGTCGGCGAACGTGGCGGCGAGCGCGTCGCGCGCGTCCGGGTGCGCGACGTTGCGGATCAGTTCGTCCGCCTGCTGGCGCAGGCTGCTGCCCCAGATGTCGGCCACGCCGTGCTCGCTCACGACATGACTGTGCTGAAAGCTGGTGGTCGGCTCGGACAGCGCGGCGACGATGGTGGAGCTCGCGCTCCTGGCATGCCAGCTCGGCAGCGCGATGATCGCCTGCCCGTCGGCGGCGTGCAGGGCGCCCGTGACGAAGTCGGGCTGCCCGCCGAACCCGGACCAGATCCGCCCGCGGACGTAGGAGGCGTTCGCCTGCGCGTGCAGGTCGACCTGCAGAG
This window contains:
- a CDS encoding TIGR03621 family F420-dependent LLM class oxidoreductase; amino-acid sequence: MARRFRFNTGPGRTPDVGALRQAGQRIEALGYSTFALADHFMIPFAPLIALQAVADATSTLRITQTVLNQDFRHPAVLAKELATLDVLSEGRLQIGLGAGWMRAEYEQAGLRFDPAPARIERLEEVVVILKGLFGGESLHHAGRHFTVDGLRGTPRPHQRPRPPIMIGGGGRRLLSVAGRQADIVQIMPRISRGGPAEPERDPFGADTYLEKIDWVRAAAGDRFADMELAAQLLHVTVGAEPDEEFESFYQGFVRQRVDTGVGAVPTREELRASPMVFVGSLDEVCAQFVDVRDRFGISYFSTPLGATAEALAPVVERLADC